In one window of Gouania willdenowi chromosome 8, fGouWil2.1, whole genome shotgun sequence DNA:
- the slc1a9 gene encoding solute carrier family 1 member 9, whose amino-acid sequence MTNQSTANQSNTKNEKEKSEITRDDNTEMAFKDAGHCSRNTHNLLLGLTVAGVVMGTVFGMVLRYMKVKDSSLITMISFPGDILMRMLKMLILPLIISSLITGLAGLDARSSGRMGSRAMVYYMTTTIIAAILGVILVLGIHPGNPKLRGGTYNSIPKTQEVSSLDAFLDLLRNLFPENLVQACFQQVQTVAKTVSVPVQNQTEPILEKRKKLEYKWGMNVLGLIGFFITFGICMSRMGERGRVMCEFFNVLNEIIMTMVSMIMWYSPVGIASLIAGKIAAIGDLEVVARQLGLYMVTVIVGLVIHGALILPAIFFAITKKSPMTFYSGIFQAWITALGTASSAGTLPVTFRCLEENLKIDKRVTRFVLPIGATINMDGTALYEAVAAIFIAQMNDITLDGGQIITVSMTATLASVGAASIPSAGLVTMLLILTAVGLPTQDISLLIAVDWLLDRMRTSINVVGDSFGAGIVDHLSKAELAELDAAEMQIILPEEELDFLPPPPILTDLDTVEPPKPPELPPRSPRPPKLNHHVLSQSHSITYSPACSVRSPSPHSIRSPSPRSICSHSPRPFCTHSPRVLHRMESGYCALPSHDNQIPTMPRHYRERERGRGRERERERLRRESETEEDDDRERVLSLGEISDGEESDDTAYDRRHALPPCDLP is encoded by the exons ATGACGAACCAGTCGACGGCCAACCAGTCCAACACAAAAAACGAGAAGGAGAAATCTGAAATCACTCGAGATGACAACACGGAGATGGCTTTCAAAGACGCCGGCCACTGCAGCCGCAACACGCACAACCTCCTGCTGGGACTCACAGTCGCTG GTGTTGTCATGGGAACGGTATTCGGGATGGTGCTGCGCTACATGAAGGTGAAGGACAGCTCCCTCATTACCATGATTTCCTTTCCTGGAGACATCTTGATGAGGATGCTGAAGATGCTCATCCTGCCTCTCATCATCTCCAGCCTCATCACAG GGCTCGCCGGTCTGGATGCGCGCTCCAGTGGTAGGATGGGCAGCAGAGCCATGGTGTACTACatgaccaccaccatcatcgctGCCATCCTTGGCGTCATCCTGGTGTTGGGGATCCATCCAGGGAACCCTAAACTTAGAGGGGGGACCTACAACTCCATCCCTAAGACCCAGGAGGTCAGCAGTCTGGATGCTTTCCTGGACCTGTTAAGGAACCTCTTCCCGGAGAACCTGGTTCAGGCGTGCTTCCAGCAG GTTCAAACAGTGGCCAAAACGGTGTCTGTTCCAGTTCAGAACCAAACAGAGCCGATCTTAGAGAAAAGGAAAAAGCTGGAATACAAATGGGGCATGAACGTCCTGG GCTTGATTGGCTTCTTCATCACCTTTGGCATTTGCATGAGCAGGATGGGCGAGCGTGGCCGGGTCATGTGCGAATTCTTCAACGTCCTCAATGAAATTATCATGACGATGGTTtccatgatcatgtg GTACTCTCCTGTGGGCATCGCCTCCCTGATCGCGGGCAAAATCGCAGCCATAGGAGACCTGGAGGTGGTTGCCAGGCAACTGGGCCTCTACATGGTGACCGTCATCGTCGGCCTGGTGATCCACGGCGCTTTGATCCTTCCCGCCATATTCTTCGCCATCACCAAGAAAAGCCCCATGACGTTTTACTCGGGCATCTTCCAGGCGTGGATCACGGCTTTGGGCACCGCCAGCAG TGCGGGAACGCTGCCGGTCACGTTTCGCTGCCTGGAGGAAAACCTTAAGATTGACAAACGCGTGACGCGCTTCGTGCTGCCAATAGGAGCGACCATCAACATGGACGGCACCGCGCTGTACGAGGCCGTGGCCGCCATCTTTATCGCCCAGATGAACGACATCACGCTGGACGGCGGGCAGATCATCACAGTCAG TATGACTGCCACCTTGGCCAGTGTGGGAGCAGCCAGTATTCCCAGTGCTGGACTGGTGACCATGCTGCTGATCCTGACGGCCGTCGGCCTACCCACTCAAGACATCAGCTTGCTGATCGCTGTGGACTGGCTGCT GGACAGGATGCGCACCTCCATCAACGTGGTGGGCGACTCATTCGGCGCCGGGATCGTGGACCACTTGTCCAAGGCGGAGCTGGCCGAGCTGGACGCTGCTGAGATGCAGATAATCCTGCCTGAGGAGGAGCTGGATTTTCTCCCCCCTCCTCCCATCCTCACAGATCTAGACACAgtggagccccccaaaccccccGAACTGCCACCCCGCTCCCCACGCCCCCCCAAACTCAACCACCACGTCCTTTCCCAGTCACACTCCATCACCTACTCCCCGGCCTGCTCCGTCCGGTCCCCGTCGCCACACTCCATACGCTCACCCTCCCCGCGCTCCATCTGCTCTCACTCCCCCCGACCGTTCTGTACTCACTCTCCACGAGTTCTACACCGGATGGAATCGGGTTACTGCGCCCTCCCTAGTCACGATAACCAG ATTCCAACGATGCCTCGCCACTACAGGGAGCGAGAGCGGGGACGGGGACGGGAGCGGGAGCGGGAGAGGCTGAGGCGAGAAAGTGAGACG